The sequence below is a genomic window from Lysobacter capsici.
TGGAACTGGAAGAAGAGCCCGATCCGTTGTTCGATGTCTACTATTCGGGTTGGGACGCGACCGGCGTGGCGCCGGCGGCGACGGTCGGCATCCATCACCCCAGCGGCGATGAGAAGGCGATTTCGTTCAACAACAACGCGGTCACTTCCACCGCGTACGGTTCCAACACCGTCAACGCCGCGGCGAATCACTGGCGCGTGGACATGTGGGAAGACGGCACCACCGAAGGCGGTTCGTCGGGTTCGTGCCTGTGGGATGCTTCCAGCAAGCGCTGCGTCGGCCAGTTGCATGGCGGCGCGGCGTCCTGCTCGGCCACCACTTCGCCCGACTGGTACGGCAAGTTCAGCGCGAGCTGGACCGGCGGCGGTACCGCGGCCACGCGCCTGAAGGATTGGCTGGACCCGGGCAACACCGGCATCATCGCCATCGACGGCGACCCGCACGTGACCACGCTCGACGGCACCCGCTACGATTTCCAGGGCGCCGGCGAGTACACGATCCTGCGCGATCCCAGCGGCGTGGAAATCCAGGCGCGGCAGACGCCGATCGCCACCTCGTTCACGCCCGGCGCCGATCCGTACAGCGGACTGGCCACCTGTGTGAGCCTCAACAGCGCGGTCGCCACGCGGGTGGGCAAGTACCGCGTGACCTATCAGCCGAACCTCAACGGCGTGCCCGATCCCAAGGGACTGGAACTGCGCATCGACGGCCGGCTGACCACGCTCGGTGCGGGCGGCATCAACCTGGGCAACGGCGGCAGCATCAATCCGACCGGCGCGCCGGGCGGGATCAAGATCACCTATCCCGACAAGTACAACCTGCAAGTCACGCCGGGCTGGTGGTCGACCGAGTCCAAGTGGTATCTCAACATCGGCGTGAGCCGCAAGGTGGCCGACGGCGCGAACGGCGCCGAGCCGGGCAGCAATCTGGTCGGCGGTATCGGTGCGCCTCTGGCGTCGAAGAGCTGGTTGCCGCCGCTGCCCGACGGTACGGGCCTGGGCCCGCGTCCGGCCGCGCTGCACGATCGCTATGTCCATCTGTACAAGAAGTTCGGCGATGCATGGCGGGTGAGCCACGCCTCGACCTTGTTCGATTACGCGCCGGGCACCTCGACCGAAACCTTCACCAACAAGGACTGGCCGATGGAAAGCCCGCCGTGCAACCTGCCGGGCGCCGAGCCGGTCAAGCCGCTGCCGCTGGAAGTGGCGGTGCAGGAATGCCGGATCGTCAAGGACGAGCGGACCCGCCAGAACTGCGTGTTCGACGTGATGATCACCGGCGAGCGCGGCTTCGCTCAGACCTATGCGCGCACCCAGGAAGTCAACGCCAAGGAGGCCGCGAAGGCCGCTCAGGGCGGTGCGACGAAGTGATCCAGGCAATGGCCGGCCATCGATGACGGTGGCGGCTTGCGGCGGCGACGCCGAGGGAGCGATCCCTCGGCGTTGCGTCATGGACGCATCGGTGGCCGCGGCGCGGCGGGTTTATGAACAATCAAGGAACGCCGCGCACGCGCGCATGAATTCGCTAAATCGACCGTCAATACCGCGAATACGCCGTGTCGGCCCGCCCGCACGCGCATCGATCAGCAGGCCGCTTCCATTCGCGTGTAAAATGGCGATCTTTTAGCCAGCAGTAATGATGCAAGCACCTCGACGGGCTACGGTTCGCGGCCCGACGTTCATCCGCACGCTCGCTCGCCTGACCATCGCCGACGTTCCACCGCCCGCGCGATCGTTGTCGGATCAGCTGAGCCAATGGGTCGATTGGACCCACGCCGTGGCGCTGTCCACGGCGCTCGACGGCAGGCCGCCCGCGGCGCTGCTCGACGATCGGATCCTGCGCAGCGCCGAAGACGACGAGTGCGCGCGCGTGCGCGCGTCGCTGGCGAGCGCGATCGTCGCCGATCGCGCATTCGCCGCGGCGACGCCGCGTGGGCCGGGGCCGGCCAGCGCCGCGAGCGCCGACGTGGACGAAACGCTGGATTTCCCGTTCTACCGTCAGCGCTATCTCGCCCTGCAACAGACCATGGAAGCCGGTGTCGGCCGCCTGCGCGAGCGCCTGCGCGCGATGCTGACCCACGGCACGCCCGGCATGGTCCGGCTCGCCGCCGTGGATGCGGTCATGGAACGGGCCTTGGGCCGGCGCGAGCGGGCCTTGTTGTCGGCGGCGCCGACCCTGCTGGGCCAGCACTTCGAGCGCCTGCGTGAAGCCGCGCTGGTGGCCGCCGACGCGCAGGCGACCGCCGACGCGCAGCTCGCGCCATCCACCGCGTGGCTCGAGACATTTCGCAAGGACATGCGCGAGGTACTGCTCGCCGAACTGGACGTTCGCCTACAACCGGCGCAAGGCCTGCTCGCGGC
It includes:
- a CDS encoding DUF3348 domain-containing protein, coding for MQAPRRATVRGPTFIRTLARLTIADVPPPARSLSDQLSQWVDWTHAVALSTALDGRPPAALLDDRILRSAEDDECARVRASLASAIVADRAFAAATPRGPGPASAASADVDETLDFPFYRQRYLALQQTMEAGVGRLRERLRAMLTHGTPGMVRLAAVDAVMERALGRRERALLSAAPTLLGQHFERLREAALVAADAQATADAQLAPSTAWLETFRKDMREVLLAELDVRLQPAQGLLAALRTHAKNSHA